One genomic segment of Protaetiibacter intestinalis includes these proteins:
- the ispG gene encoding flavodoxin-dependent (E)-4-hydroxy-3-methylbut-2-enyl-diphosphate synthase, translating into MPKSAPETLAPRRTSRQIKVGKVLVGGDAPVSVQSMTTTPTTNINGTLQQIAELTASGCDIVRVAVPSQDDADVLHIIAKKSQIPVIADIHFQPKYVFQAIDAGCAAVRVNPGNIRKFDDQVGAIAKAAKDAGVSLRIGVNAGSLDPRLLERYGKATPEALVESAVWEASLFEEHDFHDFKISVKHNDPIVMVKAYRLLAERGDWPLHLGVTEAGPEFQGTIKSATAFGILLSEGIGDTIRVSLSAPPAQEVKVGLQILQSLNLRERKLEIVSCPSCGRAQVDVYTLANDVTEGLKNVTVPLRVAVMGCVVNGPGEAREADLGVASGNGKGQIFVKGEVIKTVPEAEIVGTLIAEARRIADEMGDEAGVGEPVVVTS; encoded by the coding sequence ATGCCCAAGTCCGCGCCCGAGACCCTCGCTCCGCGCCGCACGTCCCGCCAGATCAAGGTCGGCAAGGTGCTGGTCGGGGGCGACGCGCCCGTCAGCGTCCAGTCGATGACGACGACGCCGACCACCAACATCAACGGCACCCTGCAGCAGATCGCCGAGCTCACGGCATCCGGGTGCGACATCGTGCGCGTCGCCGTGCCGAGCCAGGACGACGCGGATGTGCTGCACATCATCGCCAAGAAGAGCCAGATCCCGGTCATCGCCGACATCCACTTCCAGCCGAAGTACGTCTTCCAGGCGATCGACGCGGGCTGCGCGGCGGTGCGCGTGAACCCCGGCAACATCCGAAAGTTCGACGACCAGGTGGGCGCCATCGCGAAGGCGGCGAAGGATGCGGGCGTCAGCCTGCGCATCGGAGTGAACGCCGGATCCCTCGACCCGCGGCTGCTCGAGCGGTACGGCAAGGCCACGCCCGAGGCGCTCGTCGAGAGCGCGGTGTGGGAGGCGAGCCTGTTCGAGGAGCACGACTTCCACGACTTCAAGATCTCGGTCAAGCACAACGACCCCATCGTCATGGTGAAGGCCTACCGGCTGCTCGCCGAGCGCGGCGACTGGCCGCTGCACCTCGGCGTCACCGAGGCCGGCCCCGAGTTCCAGGGCACCATCAAGTCGGCGACAGCCTTCGGCATCCTGCTCTCGGAGGGCATCGGCGACACGATCCGCGTCTCGCTGTCGGCGCCGCCCGCCCAGGAGGTGAAGGTGGGCCTGCAGATCCTGCAGTCGCTCAACCTCCGCGAACGCAAGCTCGAGATCGTGTCGTGCCCCTCCTGCGGCCGCGCACAGGTGGACGTCTACACGCTCGCCAACGACGTGACCGAGGGCCTCAAGAACGTGACGGTGCCGCTGCGCGTCGCGGTCATGGGCTGCGTCGTCAACGGCCCGGGCGAGGCACGCGAGGCGGACCTCGGGGTCGCCTCGGGCAACGGCAAGGGGCAGATCTTCGTCAAGGGCGAGGTCATCAAGACGGTGCCCGAGGCCGAGATCGTCGGGACCCTCATCGCCGAGGCGCGCCGCATCGCCGACGAGATGGGCGACGAGGCGGGCGTCGGCGAGCCCGTCGTCGTCACGAGCTGA
- a CDS encoding glycosyltransferase, protein MPARASAAGTRVLVVTAHAGGNTQPVAAVIAALARRGCRVRVLAHPAVSAAYEASGAEFLPYRHARPWSPLAARPGIRSMLGWLGLASDRGIARDVAEELAREPADVVLVDCMVPVALAPARASGATTVLVLHAFSRYWTGQWRPTSPMGAWLRVRRAHPARHPADLAIVLTDPGLDPVDPSAIPAAGLVQAGPVLAGGGAAAGSAAGRVVVSFSTISYPGQREALQRTLDAVGALPVDAVVTLAPSLDAQELRIPANVERRGFTPHAELLPGARLLVGHGGHGTTMAALAAGVPVLVVAMSSHADQPLVGEAVARAGVGESLHREASVAQLRAAIERLLGDEAVAARAARLGERLRDADAAERAASAVLAAASG, encoded by the coding sequence GTGCCGGCGAGAGCTTCGGCTGCGGGCACCCGGGTGCTCGTGGTGACGGCGCACGCCGGGGGCAACACGCAGCCCGTCGCGGCCGTCATCGCGGCGCTCGCCCGGCGCGGATGCCGGGTGCGGGTGCTCGCGCACCCCGCGGTCTCGGCGGCGTACGAGGCGAGCGGCGCCGAGTTCCTGCCCTACCGTCACGCGCGGCCGTGGTCGCCGCTCGCCGCGCGCCCCGGCATCCGCTCGATGCTCGGCTGGCTGGGGCTCGCCTCCGACCGCGGGATCGCCCGGGACGTCGCCGAGGAGCTCGCGCGCGAGCCGGCGGATGTCGTGCTCGTGGACTGCATGGTCCCCGTCGCGCTCGCGCCGGCGCGTGCGTCCGGGGCGACGACGGTGCTCGTGCTGCACGCCTTCTCGCGCTACTGGACCGGCCAGTGGCGCCCGACGAGCCCGATGGGGGCGTGGCTGCGGGTGCGGCGCGCCCACCCGGCACGGCATCCGGCGGACCTCGCGATCGTGCTGACCGACCCCGGGCTCGATCCGGTCGATCCGTCGGCGATCCCGGCGGCGGGGCTCGTGCAGGCGGGGCCCGTGCTCGCCGGCGGGGGCGCGGCGGCGGGTAGTGCGGCGGGGCGGGTGGTCGTGAGCTTCAGCACCATCAGCTATCCGGGGCAGCGCGAGGCGCTGCAGCGGACGCTCGACGCCGTCGGGGCACTGCCGGTCGACGCGGTCGTGACGCTCGCGCCGTCGCTCGACGCGCAGGAGCTGCGCATCCCCGCGAACGTCGAGCGACGCGGCTTCACCCCGCACGCGGAGCTGCTGCCCGGGGCGCGGCTGCTGGTCGGCCACGGCGGCCACGGCACGACGATGGCCGCGCTCGCCGCGGGCGTCCCGGTGCTCGTCGTCGCCATGAGCTCGCACGCCGACCAGCCGCTCGTCGGCGAGGCGGTCGCGCGGGCCGGAGTGGGGGAGAGCCTGCACCGCGAGGCCTCCGTGGCGCAGCTGCGCGCCGCGATCGAACGGTTGCTCGGCGACGAGGCGGTCGCGGCGCGCGCGGCCCGACTCGGGGAGCGGCTACGCGACGCGGATGCGGCCGAGCGCGCGGCATCCGCGGTACTCGCGGCGGCATCCGGGTGA